From a region of the Deltaproteobacteria bacterium genome:
- a CDS encoding response regulator has product MEARKILLADDSANDVELTLAALEEHHLANEVIVARDGAAALDYLYRRGAFANRPPGHPLLVLLDLKMPKVSGLDVLRQIKADPELKTIPVVVLTSSREEHDIVEGYRLGVNAYVVKPVEFASFIDAVKSLSLFWVLVNQPPPR; this is encoded by the coding sequence ATGGAAGCCAGGAAGATTCTGCTCGCTGACGACAGCGCCAATGACGTCGAGCTGACGCTGGCAGCGCTCGAGGAACACCACCTGGCCAATGAGGTCATCGTCGCGCGCGACGGCGCCGCAGCGCTCGACTACCTCTACCGCCGCGGGGCGTTCGCGAACCGGCCACCCGGGCATCCCCTCTTGGTGCTGCTCGACCTGAAGATGCCGAAGGTGAGTGGGCTCGACGTATTGCGGCAGATCAAGGCTGACCCGGAGCTCAAGACTATTCCGGTGGTGGTCCTGACGTCGTCACGCGAGGAGCACGACATCGTCGAGGGATACCGCCTCGGCGTCAACGCCTACGTAGTGAAGCCAGTCGAGTTCGCGTCGTTCATCGACGCCGTGAAGAGCCTCAGCCTGTTCTGGGTGCTGGTCAATCAGCCACCGCCCCGCTGA